The DNA segment TGCCGGCACCCAGGTCGATCACATCGACAACAAGCGCTACAACATTGCGCCCAGCCTGACCTGGAACATTGATACCGATACCAAGCTGACCGTGCTCTCGCAGTTCACTCGCGACGATACCGGCGCCACCAGCCAGTTCCTGCCGATCGTGGGCACCAAGATCAAATCACCGCTGGGCGAAGTCTCGCACCACAAGAACCTGGGTGATCCGGACTACGAGTTCTACGACCGTACCTATTACGCCTTGGGCTATGCCTTTGAACATCGTTTCAACGATACCTGGCAGTTCAAGCAAAACCTGCGTTACACCAAGTCGGAGTTATCGTTTCAGCAACTGACTGTCGGTGCCTATGGTTATGCTCCGGTTGATTCTGCGGGAAACATGAACCGCATCTCGACCAACGTTGACGAGAACATCGGTCAGTTCGCGGTGGACAACAATTTCCAGGCTGACTTTGCTACTGGTGATATCACCCACACCCTGCTGCTGGGACTGGACCACCAACGCACCGACACCTCGTACCTGTCGATTTACGGTGACGGCGGGAGGGTCAACATCTTCAACCCGGCCAACACTAAGCCAGTAGAGCGTCCTTTGCGCTCAGCGGCCTATTACGACTACAACCAGAAAACTGTGCAGACCGGCCTCTACGCTCAGGACCAGATGGCCCTCGACAAGTGGCGCCTGACTCTCGGCGGCCGTGAAGACTGGGTTCATCAGGGCACCACGTACCTCAACAAGCAAGACGCTACCAACACTGACCGCAGCAAGAACTTCAGTGGCAACGCCGCACTGAGTTATGTATTCGATTCGGGCTTTGTCCCCTACCTGTCCTACGCCGAATCGTTCCAACCTGCGAGCAACGCCAGCGCAGACCCGGTCAAGTCGTACAAGCCCACCGAAGGCAAGCAATGGGAGTTAGGGGTCAAGTACCAGCCGCCCGGCAGCAACACTCTGCTCAGCGCCGCGGTTTACGACTTGACCCAGAAAAACGTGCTGGTGACTAGAACCGGCTCAGGCGGCCAGTCGATCACCGACCAGGCCGGCGAAGTCAAGGTCAAGGGCCTGGAACTGGAAGCGGTGTCTGACGTGACCGAGAACCTCAAGGTCATCGCCGCCTACACCCTGGCCAAGTCCGAGGTACAAACAGGCACCTTCAAAGGCAACCGCCTGCAGTTGATGCCCAACCAGCAAGCCTCGTTGTGGACCGACTACACCTGGCACGACGGTGTGCTCGACGGTTTCGGTATCGGCTTTGGGGCCCGCTACACCGGCAACACCTACGGCGACCAGGGCAATACCTGGCTGGGCAAGGCTGATGCCTACACCGTATTCGACGGTGCGGTGCATTACGACCTCGGCCGCCTGGACAACAGCCTCAAAGGTGCCTCGGTAAAACTGAACGCCACCAACCTGTTCGACAAGCAGTACATCTCCACCTGTGATGCCTCCTACTGCTACTACGGTGATCAGCGCAGCGTCGTCGCCAGTGCCACTTACCAGTGGTAATCGGCTGAGTTAACAACCAGGCCGCCCCTTGGGCGGCTTTGGTGTGTCTGAAGGCTAGAAAATGAAAAGCACAACCATCCGCCGCTGGTCCTTCATCCACACCTGGACCAGCCTGATCTGCACCGTGTTCCTGCTGATGCTGGCGCTGACCGGCTTGCCGTTGATCTTTCACCACGAGATCGATCACCTGCTGGGCAACGAACCCGAGCTCAAGCAGATGCCGGCCGATACTTCGCAGCTCAACCTTGAGCAACTGGTGTCCAAGGCCCAGGCCCATCGCCCGGGCGAAGCCATGCAGTACCTGGCCTGGGATGAGGACGACAAGAACGGGGTGGTTGCGATCATGGCGGCCACCGCCGGCACCGAGCCCAATTCGTCCCACACCTTTATGCTCGATGCGCGCACCGGGGAAAGCGTGGAGATGCCGTCGGCCAATGGCGGCTTGACGATGTTCCTGCTGCGCCTACATGTGGATATGTTCGCCGGCCTGCCGGGCAAGTTGCTGCTGGCCTTTATGGGCGTGCTGTTTGTGCTGGCGATTGTTTCCGGCACGGTGTTGTACCTGCCCTTTATGCGGCGCTTGAAGTTCGCCACGGTGCGCCAGGACAAGTCCACGCGCCTGCGCTGGCTGGACCTGCATAACCTGATCGGCGTCGTCACCCTGACCTGGGCCCTGGTGGTGGGCGTCACCGGGGTGATCAGCGCCAGTGCCGACTTGATCATCGCCGCATGGCGCAGTGACAGCCTCACCGCGATGATCGAACCCTATAAGAACGCGCCACCGCTGACCTCGCGGGCGCCGGCCACCGACCTGCTGAAGATTGCTGAGCAGGCCGCGCCGGGCATGACCCCAGACTTTATTGCGTTCCCCGGTACGCGCTTTTCCAGCGAGCACCATTACGCAGTGTTTATGAAAGGCAGCACGCACCTGACCTCGCACCTGCTGACCCCGGTGCTGATCGACGCCAGCGACCTGAGCGTCACCGCCGTGGCCGGGCGGCCGTGGTACATGGACGCCATGGGCATGTCCCAGCCCCTGCACTTTGGCGACTATGGCGGCATGCCGATGAAAATCCTCTGGGCGGTGCTGGATGTGCTGACCATCATCGTGCTGGGCAGCGGCGTATACCTATGGCTGGTGCGGCGCAAGGCGGCCAAGTCATGAGGCCAAGGCAATCGAATTTCTGGAAGGTGTTCGGGGTGCCACTGGGGATCGGGCTGCTCAGTGCTGCCGGACTGTTTGCGGCGTTGCTGGGGGATGGGGGTTGGGATTCCCTGAGCTGGGTTGGGCTGGGGATCCCGGCGGCAATCGGTGTCTGGGGGTTGCTGCGGCGGCCGTGAGGGCGCTATCGCAGGCAAGCCAGCTCCCACAGTTGACGGTGTTCACACATCAAAATGTGTGTGGGTTGGTCTGGGGGTTGCTGCGGCGGCCGTAAGGGCGCCATCGCAGGCAAGCCAGCTGCCACAGTTGACGGTGTTCACACATCAAAATGTGTGTGTGGGTTGGTCTGGGGGTTGCTGCGGCGGCCGTGAGGACGCCATCGCAGGCAAGCCAGCTCCCACAGTTGGCAGTGTTCACACATCAAAATGTGGGAGCTGGCTTGCCTGCGATGAGGCCCGCAAAAACAACCAAGATCCCCCTCGCCAGTCACCTCGCAACTGTCTAGTCTATGGCCGACCCTTTCCGAGGATTGCCCATGTTCGCGCCCAGCATGACCTTGTTCCACAACCCTGCCTCGCCGTTTGTCCGCAAAGTCCTGGTGCTGCTCCACGAAACCGGCCAGCAAGACCGCGTTGTCCTGGAGACTGTGCTGGTCACGCCGGTCAACCCGATCACCGCGTTGAACGAGGGCAACCCGCTGGGCAAGATCCCGGCCCTGCGCCTGGCCGATGGCAATGTGTTGCACGACAGCCGGGTGATCCTCGACTACTTCGACCACCAACATGTCGGCAACCCGCTGATCCCCCGGGACGGTTCGGCCCGCTGGCGCCGCCTGACCCTGGCCTCGATGGCCGACGGGATCATGGACGCGGCCGTATTGGTACGCTATGAAACCGCCATGCGCCCGGCCGACAAACACTGGGATAGCTGGCTGCAGGAGCAGCGCAACAAAATCCGCCGCGCCCTGGCCGAATTGGAACAGGACGCTATCGCTGAACTGGCCAGCCATTTCGACATCGCCGCGATCAGCGTCGCCTGCGCCCTGGCGTATGTGGACTTCCGCCACCCCGACCTGCAGTGGCGTTCAAGCAATCCCAAACTGGCCGCCTGGTACGCCGAGGTCAGTCAGCGGCCGTCAATGTTGGCGACCCAGCCGCCGGCCTGATTCCTGTAGCAACCCGTTATGGGTGGCGAGCGAGGCTTGTTGTGGCGAGGGGGCAAGCCTCCTCGCCACAACAAGGCCATTAGCCACAAAGGTGTCGCGCCACTCCGGAAACAGCGCGTTAATTTTCCCCACCAGTTGTGCCTTCTCCCGCTGATCCTCCCGTAGCCCGATCATTGCATCACCTCCAACTCGGCCGCCTTACGCTTGCCCACCCCATACCAGTCCAGTTTGCGTGTCAGCACCATCACCGTACCCAGCAGCCCGAACAGCAACAGCGAGCCCATCAACAGCGCGTAGTCCTCGGCACTCAACAACCCGTACAGCAAGCCATACAGTGCCGCCAACCCCGTCGAAAACCCCAGCCCATGGGCCACGCTGCGCAGCACATGGCACACGTAAAAACCGATCAACAACACACAGGCACTGGCCGAGATCAGGTACGCCAGGGCAAAGCCGATATGCTCGGACAACGACAGCAACAGCAAGTAGAAAAACGCCAGGGCCACCCCCACCAACGCATACTGGATCGGGTGCACCGCCAGGCTCTTGAGCACTTCAAACAGGAAGAAACCGGCGAACGTCAGGGCGATGAACAGCAGCGCATATTTGATCGCGCGGTCGCTCTTGAGGTACTGGTCCACCGGGTCGATAAAGTTCACGCCAAAGCTGCGTTCGTTGAAGTCCTCGCAGCGACTGCCAACCACACAGCCGTACAACGATTCCTCAAGGTTGGTGGAGAAGAACGAGGTCTGCCAGTTGGCGCTGAAGCCTTGGTCGTTGATCTCACGCTGGGCCGGCAGGAAGTTGCCGACAAAGCTCGGATGGGGCCAGTTGGAGGCCAGCTTGACCTTGCTGGTCTTGCCCACCGGCAGTACCTGTAGTTGCTCGGTACCCTGCAGGCGCAGGTCGAAGGCAAAATCCAGCGGCGCGGGGTTCTTACTGTCCTGGGTCGGCAACATCACGTGTACGCCAGCGCCGAGAAAGCTCACTTGGGTGCCCGGGGCAAACTCCAGGCGCTGGCTGCCCAGCTCCAGTTTCAGGGCGTTTTCAATGCCGCGGATATCGCTGATACCGACCGCCAAAAATGCCTGGCCAAACTTGTAATCGGCAAAGTCCTCCTTGATGCCCATTTGCGCCGGCAGCACAAAGCGGCCGCTGATGCGGTTGTCGGCATGGAACAGTCGCGCCTGGTAGATTCCTCGCGCCCGCAGTTCGGTTTGCACCTGCCCATCGAGCTCGAACTGCTCCGGCAGGAAGTACAGGCGGCCCTGTTCTTCACTGAGCACTTCATAGCGTTTGTTGAGTTTTTCGTTGAGCTTCCACTCACGCACGGTCTTGCGAAACGGCACCACCATCAATGGCCCGCTGACCTGCTGGCTGTAGCTGGAGCTGCGGGCAATGTCCATCACGACGCCGTCGCGCAGTTCCTGGCGCTCGTTGATGATGCCGTTGATCATCAGCAACGGAATCAGCAATAGCAGGATCAGCAGCGCGATGGCGCCCAGTTTGAATAGCAGGCTGCGGTTCATGGGTCTCTCCCTGTTTTGATGGGGAGAGTCTGGCGGCGGCCTGTGGGGGATTTATGAGGGCAATGTGGAGACTGTGTGGAGATGCAGCACCACTTCCACGCCACCCGGCACGTTGCCGATCTGCAAGGAGCCGCCGTGCAGCTTCATCACTTCTTCGACAAAGTTCAGGCCCAGGCCGGTGCTTTTGCGGCCACTGACCGGACGCGGCAGGGAATAGAAACGCTCGCTCAGGCGTGGCAGGGCGTATTCGGGGATCGGTTCGGCCTGGTTGAACAGGCGCACATCCACAGCATGGTGCCGCACCTGGGCGCTGAAACGCAGCGTGCCGCCGGGCGGGGTAAAGTCCAGGGCATTTTCCAGCAGATTGCCCAGGGCCTGACGCAGCAGAAACGGCTCGCCAAACAGCTTTACGTCGGCTTCGATCAGACGTTCGACCTGCAACCCGGCCTGCTCGATCCGCGCGCATTGCGCCTTGAGGACCTCATCGACCAAGGCGGCCAACGGTACCGAAATCTGCTGCTCCAAGCCCTGGCGCTGCTCGACCTGGGCCAGGTTCAGCAGGCGTTCGATCAACTGCTGCAAGCGCGCGCTTTCACTGGCGATATTGCCGACGAACCGCTGCTGCTGGGCGACTGTCATTTCCCCCTGCAACAGTTCCGCCGCACCGCGAATCGCCGCCAACGGGCTTTTCAGTTCGTGGGTCAGGGTGTGCACATAACGCTCGACATAGGCCTTGCCTTCCAGTTGCGTGCGCATGTGCTCCACAGCGGTGGATAACTGCGCCAACTCGCCGCCACGATAATGCGGCAACTCGGCGCGACGCCCTTCGCTGACCGCCTGGGCATAGGTGGTCAGGCGCCGTAACGCCGCGCTCAACCACCAGGACAACAGGGCCCCCAACAGCAAGCCCAGCGCCACCAGACCGGCGCCGTACCACAGCAGACGGCGCTCGGTACGGTCGACATAAGGCTGCAGCGAGCTGTTGGGCTTGGCCACCGTAACCACGCCTATGATCTGCCCGTTATCGCGGATCGGCGCGCCCACGTGCATCACCGAGGACGCCGGGTCATCGGCATCGCTGCGGGTCGAGCGGGCGCCGTACTCACCGCGCAGGGTCAGGTACACATCGTTCCATTTCGAGTAGTCCTGGCCCACTGCCGTACCGCTGGAATCCAGTAACACGACACCCTTGGCGTCCGTCACATAGATGCGGTGGTTGACCTGGTTTTTCGCCAGGCCCCAGATGGTTGCCCCCGGCTGGCGCTCGCCGTAGGCCTTGAGCACGGTGGGCCAGAGGCTTTGGCCAAGGGTGCCGTTCTTCACATCGTCACGCAGGATTTCCGCCAGCAGGTTGGCGGTGTCCACCAGGGTTTCTTCGGTGGACTGGCGCACGCCGGGGCGGATTTCCTTCATGACGGTGTTGAGCACAAAGTAGCCGGTCAGGCCGATAAACAGCGCATACACCAGGAAAATCCGCAGCCCCAGGCGCATCAGGCGTGGCTCGGGCTGTAGCTGTAGCCCAGGCCGCGATGGGTCTGGATCGGCTCGGCCTCGGCAACCACGCCCCGCAGCTTGCTGCGCAGGCTTTTGATATGGCTGTCGATATTGCGCTCGTAGCCGGCATCGGCGGCCACGCCGACCGCATCCAGCAACTGCTCGCGACTGAACACCCGTTCGGGCTGTTCCAGCAGGCAATTGAGCAGGCGGAATTCATGGCGAGTCAGGCCCAGCAACTGGCCGCGATACTGGATCTGCACCCGCTCGTGGTCCACCTGGAACAGCCCGCCGCTGGCCGGCACTGCCACCGGTGCCACGCGCTTGAGGATCGCCTTGACCCGCGCCGCCACTTCCCGCGGGCTGAAGGGTTTGACCACATAGTCGTCGGCGCCGATTTCCAGGCCCACCACGCGGTCGATCTCGCCGTCGCGGGCACTGAGAAACATCACCGGCACTTCGCTGAAGCGGCGCAGTTGCTTGCAGGTTTCAAAGCCGCTGATGTCCGGCAGGCCGATGTCGAGGATCAGCATGTCTGCCGGGGTCTGCCGCTGATGCTCCAGCGCGGCCTGGCCGAGGGTCAGCCAGGTGGTGGTGAAGCCTTCGCCCTGCAGGGCAAAAATCAGCGTATCGGCTATCGCCGCTTCGTCTTCGACAATCAGGATATGGGGCATGGCGTCCGAGCACTGGGAGCTAAAGGTGAACGGTGCCCCATGCCTTGTGCGGCGTCAATCAGCAGTCAGGTTTGTCGGCGGTGTAGCGCCGGGCCGGGTTCACCGCAGCGCCGAACTCGCGCAGCGCCTTGGCGCCGATCAGCAGCGGGTAGTTGAAGCTGCTGCGGTCGGTGAGGTTGACCTCCACCGTGCGCTTGACGTTGCCCAGGCACATTTCCAGCTCCACCACCGGGCGCTTGGCCACGCCGCTGTCTTCCTTGTCTTCGTCTTCGTCGGCGCGGTTCTTGATCTTGCTGATGCGCGCCACTTTGTGTTCATAGACCTTGTTGCTCACATCCTTGCCACTGAGACGGAACCGCACCCAGTCCTCGCCATCGCGGGTGAAGGTCTGGATGTCGCGGGCCGACAGCGAGGCGGTCAGCGCGCCGGTGTCCATCTTGGCCTTGAAGGTCTCGCCGATTTCCGGCAACTGGATATATTCGTAGCGCCCGTACAGGGTCGGCTCGGCGGCCATCACGGGCAGGGCAACCACGGCTAACAGGGCAAGGAGGGATTTCACGTAGGAGGTTTCCTTGAAGGTAAGTAGGCCAATACTAGACTGCAAACACAGCCCGAAGTTGGATCGTTACCCAGCATACGCAACACAAAGTGAAACATTCGTCAGGTCAATTGCGATTTGGCCTCTAGACTCAAGCTGCTTATCATGGCCCGTCCAACCGTTTGCAAGAGTTCCTTATGCGCCGCCTGCTCACCGGCTGTTTCGTCACACTGCTGCTGTTACTCAACACGCTGATCCTGATCGGCCCGCTGATGGTCTTCGCCCTGCTCAAGCTGGTGGCGCCCGGGCGGTCACGGGACTATGCCTCCCGGGCCGTGATGTGGATTGCCGAGACCTGGGCCGAGATCGACAAGCTGATCTTTGCCCTGTGTATCCCCACCCAATGGGATATTCGCGGCGATACCGGGCTGAGGGTCGATACCTCGTACCTGGTGATCAGCAACCATCAATCCTGGGTGGATATCCCGGCGCTGATCCAGACCCTCAACCGGCGCACGCCATTTTTCAAATTCTTCCTGAAAAAGGAGCTGATCTGGGTGCCGTTCCTGGGCCTGGCCTGGTGGGCCCTGGATTACCCGTTCATGAAGCGCTACACCAAGGCATTCCTGGCCAAGCATCCGGAACTGGCGGGCCAGGACCTGAAGATCACCAAACAGGCCTGCGAGCTGTTCAAGCGCCAGCCGGTGACGGTGGTCAACTACCTGGAAGGCACGCGCTTTACCGAAGCCAAGCGGGCCCAGCAGAACTCACCGTTCACTCGCCTGCTCAAGCCCAAGGCCGGTGGCGTGGCATTTGTACTGGCGGCCATGGGCGAGCAGTTGGATGCGATCCTCGACGTGACCGTGGTCTATCCACAGGACAGGATTCCAGGATTCTGGGATTTGATCAGCGGCGCGGTGCCCCGGGTGATTGTTGATATCCGCACCCGCGAGCTGGATCCGGCGTTGTGGCAGGGGGATTACGAGAATGATCCGGCGTTTCGCCAGAGCGTCCAGAACTGGGTCAACCAGCTCTGGCTGGAGAAGGATGCGCGCCTTGATGAGCTTATCAGGTGACTCGTCGCAGCCCGTGACGGCCACCTGGCAGGCTGGTTCATTTAAAACTTGATCGATGCCCCGGCACCGGCACTAAAACCCACACCGGCAACGCTCCCGGAGGCGTCCGCGCCGCCGGAGACACGACCCGTTTCCGAATCAGGCTTATTGCCGTTGATCATTTCATCGTAAGACATGAACTTCATGCCTGCAGCCTTCTCGAACTCCTCCCTGGTCATCTTGCTGTAGTCGACCGGGGGTTTGCCAAATACCGGGAATGAATTGCGCGATATTGTTGATTCGCTCATTGGAAGATCTCCTTAAAGGGAACGACACCCGGTCTGGAGCCCCCTCGCTGGGGGAGGAGAAGGCCGAGTTCCAGGCGGGTGTAGATCAGTGGTTAGAGCCGACCGCTCAGTTCCCTGGATGACTTCACACCGAGGTGTTTTTCAGCTCCCCGCCCCCCAGATGCCGGCTAGCTTGCCCAGTACTGAACTGTCGGCACCCTGGCCACCCAGGTACTGCAGGATCACCGGGGCAAACTGGCCGATCATGCCGCTGTCCATGCCCAAGGCGCTGAACGCAGTGTTCAGGTCGTTGGCGTCCTTGACGTTCCCCAACAGGCCATCGAGGCCGCTGGTCTTGCTGCCACCGGTTTGGCCGAGCATGCCGCTCAAGGCGCCAAGGCTGCCCAAAGCGTTGCCACCCGACAGCTTATCCAGGCCCGGCACGCTTTTGCCCAACTGCGAATAATCAGTGCTGCTGAGTTGGTTCTTGGCCAGGCCCAACATCGCACCGGTGCCACCGACGGCCTGCTCCGGGGTGACATTCAACTGTTTGGTCAACGCCCCCAGCAAACCTGCGGTTTGTGCGCTCGGCGCAGAGGCGGCGGCCTTGTTGGTGCCCTGGGCGCCAGCAACGGCGTTGGCCACATCACCCAGGCTGAAGCCTGCTGCAAATACCGGGCTGGCCGCCACGGTCAGGAGGCAGGACAGGGCAAAACCGCGTGAAATCTTCATCGAGACAACCTCGTAAATGTAGGAGCTAAAGCAGCCGTTTGACCCAGCATCCCACCGGTTGTTCCAGCTCACAGATTTGTTCAGAAAAGCCCCAAAAACCGACACCATCAAACTGCCACTAGGAACCCATCGCCAGCCACAGGGTCAATCAACACACTACAAAACTTGTCAGGAAGAGCCTTATGACTGCGTCCCAACCCCCAGTGATCGAGCACAAGCCCTCATTCTGGACCCGCCCGCGCCTGTTCATCGGCGTCTGCGTGGTGGTGGTTGCCGGTATCGGCGGCGCGCTCTACACCCAGGACAGCGTCAAGTCTGCAGCGACCCTGGTCAGCAGCACCCAACAGCCGGCGGCGCAAATCATGGCGCACAAGGATTACCTGGAAGTCCAACCGATTGCGGCCACTGCGCCGGAACCGGACCGCAGCCTCGAACTGTGGGCCCTGCCTGCAGGCGGCACGCCGGTGTCTTTGGGCCTGTTGCCGGAGGATGGCAAAGGCATCATCGGCCTCAACCCACGTCAGCAGGAAACTATCAGCCAGCCGGTGGAATTGATGGTCAGTTCGGAAACCAAGGGTGGCTCGGTGAGCAAGCAGCCTACCGGCCCGATGGTGTACCAGGGTGCGCTGGCGATCCGCTGATCCCCAGACACCCAATCGCCAATGTGGGGGCCCAGCTCCCACAGCCCCCACATTGGCGAGTGGTTGTTGCTGTTAAGCCGCGCTGAACAGCTTGTGCGGATCAATCACAAACTTCTTCGGCACACCTGCATCGAACTCGCCATAACCACGCGGCGCGTCGTCCAGGCTGATCACCTGCACACCCACGATCTCCGCAATGTTGATGCGGTCCCACATGATCGCCTGCATCAACTGGCGGTTGTACTTCATCACCGGGGTCTGGCCGGTGTGGAAGCTGTGGGACTTGGCCCAGCCCAGACCGAAACGAATGCTCAGGCTGCCCATTTTTGCGGCGGCATCCACCGCCCCTGGATCTTCAGTGACGTACAGGCCGGGAATACCGATCTTGCCCGCCACACGCACCACGCCCATCAGTGAGTTGAGCACCGTGGCCGGGGCTTCGGCCTTGACGCCGTCATGGCCATGGCCGCGGGCTTCAAAGCCCACGCAGTCAACGGCGCTGTCCACTTCCGGCTCGCCAAGCAGCGCGGCGATTTGCTCGTGTAGCGGGGTGTCGGTGGACAGGTCGGCGATTTCAAAGCCCTGGGCCTTGGCGTGGGCCAGGCGGATCGGGTTGACGTCACCGATGATCACCACCGCCGCCCCCAGCAAGCGTGCGGAAGCGGCAGCGGCCAGGCCTACGGGACCGGCGCCGGCGATGTACACGGTGCTGCCAGGGCCAACGCCCGCAGTGACGGCGCCGTGGTAGCCGGTGGGCAGGATGTCGGAGAGGCAGGTCAGGTCACGGATTTTCTCCATGGCCTTGTCGCGATCCGGCAGTTTCAGCAGGTTGAAGTCGGCGTAGGGCACCAGCACGTACTCGGCCTGGCCGCCGGTCCAGTCGCCCATGTCCACGTAGCCGTAGGCACCACCGGCACGGGCCGGGTTGACGGTCAGGCATACGCCGGTGTGTTGTTCCTTGCAGGAGCGGCAGCGGCCGCAAGCAACGTTGAACGGCACAGACACCAGGTCGCCGAGTTTCAGGTTCTCGACGTCGCTGCCCTTCTCGATCACCTCGCCGGTGATTTCGTGACCGAGCACCAGGCCGGTCTGGGCGGTGGTACGGCCGCGCACCATGTGTTGGTCGGAGCCGCAGATATTGGTGGAGACCACGCGCAGGATAACGCCGTGTTCAATCTTCCTGCCACGGGGGTCCTGCATTTTGGGATAGTCGATTTTCTGTACTTCGACCTGACCGTTGCCGAGATACACGACACCACGATTACCAGACATGCTTTCACCTCGCTGTTGTTTTTATGGAACTGCGTTGCCCCTTTGGATGGGCAGCGCGTTTGAGTGCTCGGGTTACAGATGCTGTTTTTGCGTTGTTTGTGAGGGCCTCATCGCGGGCAAGTCCGCTCCCACAGGGTTCACATATCACCCGGTGGGAGCTGGCTTGCCTGCGATGGCGTCAGTCAGAGCACCACCGTTCTATTGGCGTTCAAGAACACCCGTCGCTCAATGTGGTACCCCACCGCCCGCGCCAATGTCAGTCCCTCGATATCCCGCCCCTTGGCAATCAGGTCCTCGGGATAGTGGCTGTGATCCACCACTTCCACGCCCTGGGCGATGATCGGGCCTTCGTCCAGGTCGTTATTGATGTAATGCGCAGTGGCGCCAACCAACTTCACCCCTTTGTTGTATGCCTGGTGATACGGCTTGGCGCCCTTGAACCCCGGCAGCAATGAGTGATGGATATTGATCGCCTTGCCATCCAACTTGCGGCACAGCTCCGGCGACAGCACTTGCATGTAGCGCGCAAGGATCACCAGTTCGGCCCCCGTCTCTTCAATCACTTGCCACACCTGGCGCTCTTGGGACGGTTTGTCATTGGGGTCGAGGGGGAAATGGTAGTAAGGAATCTGGTGCCAGTCGGCCAATGGCTTGAGATCGGGGTGATTGGACACCACTGCGACCACGTCCATCGACAATTGGCCGATGCGTTGGCGGTACAACAGATCGTTGAGGCAGTGATCGGCCTTGGACACCATGATCACCACTTTTGGCCGGTAGTTCGGCGCCGTCAGCTCGAAGATCATGCCAAAGGCTTCGCCGCGGGTGGCCAGGCCATCGCGGAAACCTTGCTCGTCAAAGTCGTCGGGCTGGCGGAATTCCACACGGATAAAAAAGCGCCCGGAGAGGCGGTCATCGAACGAATGGTGCTCGGTGACGTAGCAGCCCTGCTCAAACAGATAGCGGGTGACCGCGTCCACCGTGCCGAGCACGCTGGGGCAGTCGGCGGTCAAAATCCATGTATCGGGTGCGCGGCTCATACTTGAATCCTCAGGCCTTTGTGGCGAGGGGGCTTGCCCCCGTTGGGCTGCGAAGCAGCCCTGAAATCAGCCACTCGGTTCTTTCAGAAAAACTGCAGTGACCTTACCGGGACCGCTGCGCGCTCCAACGGGGGCAAGCCCCCCTCGCCACAACAGCCCATCTGCTCAGGCTTGGACACTCAGGCCGTATTCGGCCGAGGCGTCCTGCAGCCACAACCACCAATAGTCCGAGAAGCTGCGACGAATCAGCAGTTCCCAGGTGTCTTCGGCGGTATGGCGGATCACCAGTTGCGACTTGGCGAACACCGTGCCCACGGCCTTGCCCACCGGGAAGTTGTCGGGGTGCACGTCGTAGCTGGTGGATTTCATCAGCACATCGCGCACGTTCGGGCCACTCAGTTCGAGGATCTGCTGGCCGCCGCTGACGTTGACGATCTGGATATGCAAATCCCCCAGGGCCGCGCGCAGGTTTTGCTCGGCGGCGAATTCTTCACCACTCGGCACGATCAGCAACCATTCATCCGGG comes from the Pseudomonas shahriarae genome and includes:
- the purU gene encoding formyltetrahydrofolate deformylase encodes the protein MSRAPDTWILTADCPSVLGTVDAVTRYLFEQGCYVTEHHSFDDRLSGRFFIRVEFRQPDDFDEQGFRDGLATRGEAFGMIFELTAPNYRPKVVIMVSKADHCLNDLLYRQRIGQLSMDVVAVVSNHPDLKPLADWHQIPYYHFPLDPNDKPSQERQVWQVIEETGAELVILARYMQVLSPELCRKLDGKAINIHHSLLPGFKGAKPYHQAYNKGVKLVGATAHYINNDLDEGPIIAQGVEVVDHSHYPEDLIAKGRDIEGLTLARAVGYHIERRVFLNANRTVVL
- a CDS encoding sarcosine oxidase subunit gamma — encoded protein: MTAANVYQQRPTTGAKAESSLHHADLASLVGKGRKNAGVIVREKKLLGHLTLRGDGHDAAFAAGVHKALGIELPGALSVIVKGETSLQWLGPDEWLLIVPSGEEFAAEQNLRAALGDLHIQIVNVSGGQQILELSGPNVRDVLMKSTSYDVHPDNFPVGKAVGTVFAKSQLVIRHTAEDTWELLIRRSFSDYWWLWLQDASAEYGLSVQA